A section of the Lampris incognitus isolate fLamInc1 chromosome 8, fLamInc1.hap2, whole genome shotgun sequence genome encodes:
- the ppm1e gene encoding protein phosphatase 1E, producing MAGSATEEKTFRRFLELFLREMRPPLQENDPLPMRPLTDLISEDEVEGECLDLCVQHLYKYNCPCSLAAALARATADSVLQSDLSIHHVNKTVEDGADPLPQLESVKLARLVFNRLFEMCCLWLKDFPYRRRPQPYYETSIHAIKNMRRKMEDKHVIIPDFNTLFNIHDQEEQAFFAVFDGHGGVDAAIYAANHLHVNLVRQETFSQDAGNALCRAFKLTDERFVQKASRENLRCGTTGVVTFLRGKTLYVAWLGDSQVMLVRRGQAVELMKPHKPDREDEKQRIEALGGCVIWFGTWRVNGSLSVSRAIGDSEHKPYICGDADHSIFPLDGSEDYLILACDGFWDTVSPDEAVRVVTDHLQENAGDTAMVAHKLVASARDAGSSDNITVIVVFLRDPRFPPPTTAEEEDEEGAAEQEVEEEEVAEAEEEEEEEEEEEEAVRMERGGGEGGSTADIGGKGRGGWPLQQCSAPADLGYEDRMDSFTDRTSLSLLGPSLGVEEEGRIILPPASSVGPSLGLTADLFSAWGPGAVCHHYQEEGLLRPRPKSCVPAFQEPNTPASTDPLWPQVATLLNQAGRQTRRMVCASPRWGPKCIGRTPKELPGLLRSCRTVPYSHRWPDRRPGVALPHLPDDTTI from the exons TAACTGTCCCTGCTCCCTGGCTGCAGCTCTGGCTCGGGCCACGGCAGACAGCGTCCTGCAGAGTGACCTGTCCATACACCACGTCAACAAGACAGTGGAGGACGGAGCAGACCCTCTACCCC AGCTGGAGTCAGTGAAGTTAGCGCGGCTGGTCTTTAACAGGCTGTTTGAAATGTGCTGCCTCTGGCTGAAGGACTTTCCCTACCGCCGTCGGCCTCAGCCCTACTACGAAACCTCAATTCATGCCATCAAGAACATGAGGCGCAAGATGGAAGACAAGCACGTCATCATACCCGACTTCAACACTCTCTTTAACATCCAC GATCAGGAGGAGCAGGCTTTCTTTGCAGTGTTTGACGGGCACGGAGGTGTGGATGCTGCCATATATGCTGCCAACCATCTTCATGTTAACCTGGTCCGCCAGGAAACCTTCAGTCAGGATGCAGGAAATGCCCTTTGCCGAGCTTTCAAACTCACCGATGAGCGTTTTGTCCAGAAAGCCTCACGAGAG aatCTGCGCTGTGGCACTACAGGAGTGGTGACTTTCCTCCGGGGCAAGACCCTGTATGTGGCCTGGCTTGGCGACTCCCAGGTCATGCTGGTCCGAAGGGGACAGGCTGTTGAGCTGATGAAACCTCACAAGCCTGACAGAGAG GATGAAAAGCAGAGGATTGAAGCTCTGGGAGGCTGTGTCATCTGGTTTGGAACATGGCGGGTCAATGGCAGTCTGTCTGTTTCCAGAGCCATAG GCGACTCAGAGCACAAGCCTTATATCTGCGGCGATGCGGACCACAGCATCTTCCCGCTGGATGGCTCTGAGGACTACCTGATTCTGGCCTGTGATGGCTTTTGGGACACGGTGAGCCCAGACGAGGCTGTGAGGGTGGTCACAGACCACCTCCAGGAGAATGCTGGAGACACTGCCATGGTGGCCCATAAGTTGGTGGCCTCGGCGCGAGACGCGGGCTCCAGCGACAACATCACTGTCATCGTGGTCTTCCTTCGGGACCCACGCTTCCCACCACCCACCACTgctgaggaggaggacgaggaaggTGCGGCTGAGCAGGAggttgaggaggaggaggtggcggaggcggaggaagaggaagaggaggaggaagaggaagaagaagctgTGAGGATGGAGCGTGGTGGTGGCGAGGGAGGGAGCACGGCGGACATTGGGGGGAAGGGCCGTGGTGGTTGGCCCTTGCAGCAGTGCTCCGCACCGGCTGACCTGGGCTATGAAGACCGCATGGACTCCTTCACAGATAGAACCAGCCTTAGCCTGCTGGGGCCCTCACTGGGAGTAGAAGAGGAGGGCAGGATCATACTGCCCCCAGCATCCTCTGTGGGGCCTTCCCTAGGCCTCACCGCAGATCTCTTCTCAGCCTGGGGACCAGGAGCAGTCTGCCACCACTACCAAGAAGAAGGCTTATTGAGGCCCAGGCCCAAGTCCTGTGTCCCTGCCTTCCAGGAGCCCAACACTCCTGCCTCTACGGACCCGCTGTGGCCCCAAGTGGCTACCCTGTTGAACCAGGCAGGGAGGCAAACCCGGAGAATGGTGTGTGCAAGTCCCCGGTGGGGCCCAAAGTGTATTGGCAGAACCCCAAAGGAGCTGCCAGGGCTGCTGCGCTCTTGTCGCACGGTGCCCTACTCTCACCGCTGGCCTGACCGGAGGCCTGGGGTCGCACTGCCTCACTTGCCCGACGACACCACCATCTGA